A window from Brachyhypopomus gauderio isolate BG-103 chromosome 6, BGAUD_0.2, whole genome shotgun sequence encodes these proteins:
- the abrab gene encoding actin binding Rho activating protein b, which yields MSAKTSATVPTKPTKKLHTLSTVCGLARSWQQWVCENEERQATEPSGWSPDSDNKAKTKAPTKPPPSEKKPRTSPAPKPQHQEEEPGETRIKTKQVTKTVTRDVQEKSVGIEFLSSRICKDAAMEEVDKILLKKSSPTLRRKCSNMVSELTRSWKAVESEQKKTEEATEDKDLCEAQEILLELDTHGKDPEPKDKETKSSPPSIKRPSNPGAKREAQDAEKINALSHVYSTVDRMKNRWQDWASEHTTNQKLNPFSDDFDYNFSMSTRLRKGDEGYGRPKEGSKTAERARRAEAHIQREIDQMCFIIQTMADPDPDGRTRVSFGQLFDRYVRISDKVVGILMRARKHGKVSFQGEMLWQGRDDDVIVTLLV from the exons ATGTCTGCAAAAACGTCTGCAACGGTGCCCACCAAACCCACCAAGAAGCTGCACACGCTCAGCACGGTGTGTGGCCTGGCACGGAGCTGGCAGCAGTGGGTATGCGAGAACGAGGAGAGGCAGGCCACCGAGCCTTCCGGCTGGTCACCAGACTCCGACAACAAGGCCAAAACCAAAGCACCAACGAAACCACCACCTTCTGAGAAGAAGCCGCGGACCAGCCCGGCTCCAAAACCTCAACATCAGGAAGAGGAACCTGGGGAGACCCGCATCAAGACCAAGCAGGTGACGAAGACGGTTACGCGAGATGTCCAGGAGAAGAGCGTGGGCATCGAGTTCTTGTCGAGCCGCATTTGTAAGGATGCAGCAATGGAGGAGGTGGACAAGATCTTGCTCAAGAAAAGCTCTCCCACCCTTCGTCGGAAATGCTCCAACATGGTGTCGGAGCTGACCCGGAGCTGGAAGGCTGTGGAGAGTGAGCAGAAGAAGACTGAAGAAGCCACTGAGGACAAAGACCTCTGTGAAGCCCAGGAGATACTCCTGGAGCTGGATACACATGGAAAAGACCCAGAGCCAAAAGACAAGGAAACCAAATCATCACCACCCAGTATCAAGAGACCATCAAACCCTGG GGCCAAAAGGGAAGCGCAGGATGCTGAAAAGATAAACGCCCTGTCTCACGTGTACAGCACTGTGGACAGGATGAAGAACCGCTGGCAGGACTGGGCGTCCGAGCATACCACCAACCAGAAGCTGAACCCCTTCAGTGATGACTTCGACTACAACTTCTCCATGTCAACGCGTCTGCGTAAGGGAGACGAGGGCTACGGCCGGCCAAAGGAGGGCAGCAAAACAGCAGAACGGGCCAGACGAGCCGAGGCGCACATCCAACGTGAGATCGACCAGATGTGCTTCATCATCCAGACCATGGCTGACCCCGACCCGGACGGCCGCACCCGGGTCTCCTTCGGCCAGCTGTTCGACAGATACGTGCGCATCTCCGATAAGGTGGTGGGCATCCTGATGAGGGCCAGGAAACACGGAAAGGTGTCCTTCCAGGGCGAGATGCTATGGCAAGGCCGGGATGACGATGTCATCGTAACGCTGCTCGTATGA